The bacterium sequence CCGGAAACTGGGGGTGGAAATGGTGGACTCGCCCCTGGTGGCGATCACGGTGATGAACACCGCGGGAATCGTGTTTCTCTTTCCGCTCTCCCGCCTGCTGCCGGCGGACCAGCGTCCCCAGTTGAAACGCCGGAAGGCCTGGACCTTCTATTCGGCCGCCGGCATACTAAACGGAATTTCCGTGATACTTCATTTTTACGGACTGCGATACGGAGATTTGACCATCGTGACGCCGCTGTCTGCGACGGCCCCGCTGTTTTCCCTGGGGGTGAGCTGGCTGTTTCTCAGGGGCGTCGAGCGCGTGACCGTGTGGATCTTCGGGGGAACGATACTCATCGTTCTCGGAGGCGCCATCATCACATGGAATGCTTTCTGATGCGCCCCATCCACCGCACCGTCCGATGGAGGCGGCCGGCTTCACCGCCTCTCCATGGCAGCGCGGCGCGCCAAGCCATGCCCTAGTCGTCAGAGGTGATTTTCCCGATAATCTCCTGAAGAATTTTATCTGACTTTTCGTTTTCCACCTGGCAGGTTCCAGCGGCTTCATGGCCGCCGCCCCCGTACTCCAGCATGCGCTGTCCGATGTTGGAGCTCGAATGCGGACTGAGGATGGACTTGCCGACGGCAAAGACGGTGTTCTGTTTTTTCAGGCCCCACATCACATGGATGGAGACCAGCGCCTCCGGATAGAGCGCGTAAATCATAAAGCGATTGCCGGGCCAGATCGGATCTTCGTTTCTGAGATCGAGCACAGCGATGTCGCCATGTATGGTTGTGCAGCGCTGAATCTGTTCCTTGAACTTCTCTTCATGCGCAAAGTACAGATCAGAGCGCTCCTTGACATCGGGATGCTCCAGGATTTTATCAATCGGATTCTCCCGGCAATAGTCGATCATCTCCATCATGAGAGCGTAGTTGGAGACGCGGAAATCGCGAAAACGG is a genomic window containing:
- a CDS encoding exopolyphosphatase, with amino-acid sequence MTSEKKYRLVTRSDFDGLVCASLLKEIDLIDEIKFVHPKDMQDGKIEITGDDITTNLPYVEGVHLAFDHHLSETERVEKHENHIINPKALSAASVVYNYYGGKSKFPRISDEMIDAVDKSDSAMFLKRDILQPEKWVLLNFLMDARTGLGRFRDFRVSNYALMMEMIDYCRENPIDKILEHPDVKERSDLYFAHEEKFKEQIQRCTTIHGDIAVLDLRNEDPIWPGNRFMIYALYPEALVSIHVMWGLKKQNTVFAVGKSILSPHSSSNIGQRMLEYGGGGHEAAGTCQVENEKSDKILQEIIGKITSDD